Genomic DNA from Sphingomonas hankookensis:
ACCCGCGCGATATCGACGCCGGGCGTGCGGCTGGACGATTTCCTCGACATCCAGCCGGTCGTGTCGAACAACCGCGAGGTCGGCGTCGAGGTGAAGCGCGGGCCGCTGGACGCCGGGGCGACCTATTTCTGGTCGTCGAGCGACCGGGGGCAGCTGCTCGTCGCGCAGGGCAACGGCATTTTCGAGGTGCAGCGTCAGCGGGTCGAGATACAGGGGCTGGAAGTCAATCTGGCGGTGCAGACGCCGCTGCCAGGGCTGAAGCTGTCGACCGGCTATGCCCATATCCTCGGGCGCTATGACAGCGACCGCAGCCCGCCGGACGGCGTGGTCGATACCGACCTAGACGGGACCAATATTTCGCCCGATCGGCTGAACCTTGCCGCCGACCTCGCGTCCGGGCCGGTGACCGCGCGGGTGCAGACGCAGGTATATCTGTCGCGCAATTTCCGCGGCAAGGCGAACCCCAGCCCCGACAATAATTTCGGCGGCTATGACGTGACCGATGCATCGATCCGGTATCAGACGAAATTCGGTGGCCTGTCGCTCAGTGCCCAGAATATCTTCGACCGCTTCTATATCGACTATAACAGCGACACCCGCCTGCCGAGCGACAATTTCGCGTTCTTTGCGGGGCGCGGGCGCACCTTTACGCTCGGGTGGGATATGCGGTTCTGAGGGCTGGACAGCGGGGCGGGGCGGCGGCTAGTCGCCCGGCCCATGCCTGTCATTGCCACCATCATGAATTCGACCACTGGCCAGCCGATCCAGAAGATGACCTTCGGCCGCATGCCGAAGCCCTGGGCTTCGTTCAATCTGGAGACCGGCGAGCTGGTCACCGCTGACCGGGTCGATATCGGCAAGCCCGCGCCGGGCAAGGTGGTGGTGCCGGTATCGGTGTGGGTCACGCCCAAGAAATAACCCCTCCCGGCGGGTGTGCCGGAAGGGGTCGGATCGCTCAACCGCAGACGCGGCGGCCGTTGCGGATGACGTAGCGGCAGGGACCGCGATAATCGACGCCCTGCGCCGCGGCCTCGCGCGACCAGCCGGGGATCACCCGTTCGCCGCGATGGCCGTAGCGGTCGCCGCGCCGCGCGTCCCAGCGACGACGATCGTCCCAACGGCGGCGGTCGTTCCATGCGCGGCGATTGTCCCAGCCGCGCCGGTCGTTCCAGCCGCGACGATTGTCCCAATGGCGCCGGTCGTCCCAGCGGCGATTGTCGTGATGCGCACGCGGGCCGTGGTCGCGGTGCGCATGGCGGCCGGGCTGAGCGTCGGCCACGGCGGGAACGGCGGTCAGGCCGGCGATGGTCAGGCCGATACCGGCGAAAATGTTCATCAACTGCTTCATGATCGCTTCCTCTCTGCCCCTGTCTGGCGGGATTCGGCTGAACCCATGCTGGACAGGATTGACAGCAGTCAGAAAGACTTGGTTCGCATCGATGGTTCCCGATTCGGGGAAGGCGTCAATAGGCTGGTTGCCACATCCGCGCCGCAATCGTGTCGCGGTCGATCGCTGCGTCGGGTGCCGCGACCTTGTCGGCAACCGCCTGAGCGGCGACGACCACGGCGATGTCGAGCGCGACATCTCGCAGCCGCTCGATCGGTGGCAGCAGCGTGTCGTCGCCCCCCATCGCGCCCAGTGCACGCGCGGCGGCCATGAACATCCCGTCGGTGATCGTATGCGCCTGCGCCGCCAACGCGCCCAGCCCGACGCCGGGGAAGATATAGACGTTGTTGACCTGGGTGACGCCGGTGATGCCGAACGGGCTGCCGGTCCCGATCACCGCGCGTCCGGCGCTCCAGCGGGTCAGATCGGTCGGATGCGCCTCCGCGCGCGACACCGGGTTGGACAGCGGAAAGATGACCGGCCGCTCGACCGCCTGCGCCATGGTGCGGACGACCGCCTCGCTGAACGCGCCATGCTGTCCCGACGCGCCGATCAGGACGGTCGGATGGATGTTGGCGACCGTGTCGAACAGGTCGATGTCACCATGGGCGGTGCGGGTCCAGCCTTCCACCTCGGCCGGATCGCGCGCATAGCTGCGCTGCCCGGCCGACAGGTCGCCCATGTCGGACAGGATCAGCCCGTTGCGGTCGACCGCCCAGATGCGCCCGCGCGCCTGTTCGGCGTCGAGGCCATCGGCCTTCAACGCCTGCACCAGCATGTCGGCGATGCCGCATCCGGCGGCGCCGGCGCCGAACAGCACGATCCGTTGTTCGCCAAGCGGTGCGCCGGTCCGGCCGATCGCCGACAGCAGCGTCCCGACCGCCGTGGCGGCGGTACCCTGAATGTCGTCGTTGAAGCTGAGCAGGCGGTTGCGATAGCGGTCCAGGAGTTTGTAGGCGTTGTGTCCGGCAAAATCTTCCCACTGGAGCAACACGCCCGGGAAGCGGTCGGCGACGGCGGTTACGAAGTCTTCGACGAACGCGTCATATTCGGCGCCGCGGATGCGCGGGTGGCGCCAGCCGACATAGAGCGGGTCTTCGCGGCGTTCGGCATTGTCGGTGCCGACGTCGAGGAGGATCGGCAGGACCTCCGACGGATGGATCCCGGCGCAGGCGGTGTAGAGCGCGAGCTTGCCGATCGGGATGCCCATGCCGCCCGCGCCCTGATCGCCGAGGCCCAGGATGCGTTCGCCATCGCTGACGACGATCACCTTTACCCGGTCGAGCGCGGGATCGCCCAGGATTTCGGCGATGCGGTGGCGGTTGGGCCAGGAGAGGAACAGCCCACGCGGCCGCCGCCAGATTTCGCTGAAGCGTTCGCAGCCCTCGCCGACCGTCGGCGTATAGACCAGCGGCAGCATGGCGGGCAGGTCGCGCTGCACCATCGCGTGGAACAGGATCTCGTTCGAATCCTGCAATTCGCGCAGGAAGCTGTAGCGATGAAAGTCGTCCGGCATGCCGGCCAGCGCCCGCTGCCGCCGTTCGATCTGGCTGTCGAGCGTGCCGACATGCGGCGGAAGCAGCCCGTGCAGTCCCCATTGGTCGCGTTCCGCTTCGGTAAAGGCGGTGCCCTTGTTGGTCAGCGGATCGGCGAGCAGCGCGCGGGCGGCGGCATGGGCGGCGGGGGACATCGGCGGACCCTTCGGTATCGGAAACAAAAAAGTAGCGCCCCGGCGGGGTCCGCCGGAGCGCCAGGCTGCTCTAGGAACTCAGAAGCGGAAGCTGATCCAGCCGGCGAGGAAGTCGGAGCTTTTGTAGTTCGCATCGGTCAGCGCCGGACCGGCGATCAGATGTTCGTAGCGTGCGGTGATGCTGACCCGCGGGCTGATCGGATAAATCGCCTGGAAGCGGATCGTGTCCGCGATCTTGCGCGAATTGCCCAGCTGCGTGCCGGCAAAGGCCTGTCCGTTGGCACGATAGACCGCGTCGTTCAGGCTGTCGCGCCACGACAGCTGATATTCGGCGGCGATGCGCAGCTTCGAGGTCGGCTGGAACTGGACGCTCGGCGCGAACGCGATCAGGTTGGTCGGCGTCGCATAGAGCTGATAGCTGTAATAGATGTTGTTGCCGAACGGCGCGAGCGACGTCTTGAGCGTCCCGTTGCCATAGGCGCCGCCGCCGCTGGCATAGTCGAAGTGGAAGCCGACGCGCGGCGCGGTCTTCGACTTGCCGACCTTGTAGGTCTGCTGCAGCAGGACCAGCCATGCCGAGATCGGGCGGTTCTGGAACTCGCCGCCCTGATAGTTGACCGTCCAGTCGAGATTGACCGGGCCGGTATCGCCATAAAGGTGCAGGCCGTAGAATTTGCGGACTTCCTCCGCCGTGCGGCCGCCCCAGACGGCGTTGCTGTTGCGCAGCCGCCAGACGAAGGGATCGAAGAACAGGTTCGATCCGCCGAGGAACGTCTTAGGAATGACGAAGCCTGCCGTCGCACCGGAGAAACGACGGTTGCGGTCGATGATGTCGTCGCCGGTGCCGCCGACGCCGAGGCGGGTCGTGTAGTAGTCGAACACGTCGCCGCGGATCGTATCGCCCTTCGCCCACGCCCGCACGCCGTTATACACGAAGAAGATCGTGTTGTTGTCGCGCGGCACGACCATCAGGTTCGGACCGTCGGCAAAGGTCTGTCGACCATAGCGCACGCCCAGATCGACCCCGCCGACCGTCCCGGTCACGTCGACGAAGCTCTGCTGCACGACCAGATCGTTGTGCAGCTGCCCGGCCTTCACCCCCAGATTGCGTCCCGACATGCCGGCATGCGCCAGTTCGCCGTACAGCCGGACATGTTCGCCCAGATGCAGGTCGGCACCGCCGACGACGCGGAAAATGTCCTGCCGCTGCGCCTCGCGGTCGCGCAGGTTGGGATTGGTCGTCAGGTTGACGCGGGCGCGGAACTCGCCCGACAGCGTCAGATAGACATCGTCGCCGGCGATCGGAATGTATTTGAGCTGGTCGAGAATGTCGTCGCGCTTCTTGGGATCGCGAAACCTGGTCCAGTCCTCGGCCCAGCGCGACTGGTTGTAGCCGCCGGCGGTGACGCCGTCGCCGATACCGGCGGTCGGATATTCCTGGGCGACCGGGCGGGCATTGCCCCGATCGGCGACCTGGCTGGCGATCGTGCTGGTCGTGGTCGGGATCGCGGGTTCGGTCGCGAATGCGGGAGCGATGGTCGATGCGACGATCGGGGCAGCGGCACACAGCCGCAACAAGGTCTTCATCTTGGCATACCTTTGTTCGCCCGGGGGCGAGAACGTCGGTGCCGGTCCGGGGATCGCCCGGACCGGCACATAGGGAGTTACTCGGCGGGAACTGCGCCTTCGGGCATCTGATCGACCCGCACGCTGCGACCGGCCAGAGCCTCGTCGAACTGGTGCTTGTCGAGCTTGCCTTCCCATTTTGCGACGACAACGGTTGCTACTGCGTTACCGATGAAGTTCGTCAGGCTGCGGCACTCGCTCATGAAGCGATCGACGCCGAGGATCAGCGCCATGCCGGCAACCGGGACCGTGGGGACGATCGACAGCGTGGCGGCGAGCGTGATGAAGCCCGCGCCGGTGACGCCCGCCGCACCCTTCGACGACAGCATCGCGACGGCGAGCAGCAGGATCTGCTGGCTGAGGGTCAGTTCCACGTTGCACGCCTGGGCGATGAACAATGCGGCCATGGTCATGTAGATGTTGGTGCCGTCGAGGTTGAACGAATAGCCGGTCGGAACGACAAGGCCGACGATCGACTTCGGGATGCCGGCACGCTCCATCTTCTCGATCAGCGAGGGCAGCGCGCTTTCCGACGACGAGGTTCCGAGCACCAGCAGCAGTTCGGCCTTCAGGTACGAAATCAGCTTGAAGATCGAGAAGCCGCAGAAATGCGCGACCGCACCCAGCACCACCGTCACGAACAGGAAGGCGGTGAGGTAGAAGGTGCCGACCAGCGCGGCGAGGCTGGACAGCGT
This window encodes:
- a CDS encoding NAD-dependent malic enzyme; this translates as MSPAAHAAARALLADPLTNKGTAFTEAERDQWGLHGLLPPHVGTLDSQIERRQRALAGMPDDFHRYSFLRELQDSNEILFHAMVQRDLPAMLPLVYTPTVGEGCERFSEIWRRPRGLFLSWPNRHRIAEILGDPALDRVKVIVVSDGERILGLGDQGAGGMGIPIGKLALYTACAGIHPSEVLPILLDVGTDNAERREDPLYVGWRHPRIRGAEYDAFVEDFVTAVADRFPGVLLQWEDFAGHNAYKLLDRYRNRLLSFNDDIQGTAATAVGTLLSAIGRTGAPLGEQRIVLFGAGAAGCGIADMLVQALKADGLDAEQARGRIWAVDRNGLILSDMGDLSAGQRSYARDPAEVEGWTRTAHGDIDLFDTVANIHPTVLIGASGQHGAFSEAVVRTMAQAVERPVIFPLSNPVSRAEAHPTDLTRWSAGRAVIGTGSPFGITGVTQVNNVYIFPGVGLGALAAQAHTITDGMFMAAARALGAMGGDDTLLPPIERLRDVALDIAVVVAAQAVADKVAAPDAAIDRDTIAARMWQPAY
- a CDS encoding alginate export family protein; amino-acid sequence: MKTLLRLCAAAPIVASTIAPAFATEPAIPTTTSTIASQVADRGNARPVAQEYPTAGIGDGVTAGGYNQSRWAEDWTRFRDPKKRDDILDQLKYIPIAGDDVYLTLSGEFRARVNLTTNPNLRDREAQRQDIFRVVGGADLHLGEHVRLYGELAHAGMSGRNLGVKAGQLHNDLVVQQSFVDVTGTVGGVDLGVRYGRQTFADGPNLMVVPRDNNTIFFVYNGVRAWAKGDTIRGDVFDYYTTRLGVGGTGDDIIDRNRRFSGATAGFVIPKTFLGGSNLFFDPFVWRLRNSNAVWGGRTAEEVRKFYGLHLYGDTGPVNLDWTVNYQGGEFQNRPISAWLVLLQQTYKVGKSKTAPRVGFHFDYASGGGAYGNGTLKTSLAPFGNNIYYSYQLYATPTNLIAFAPSVQFQPTSKLRIAAEYQLSWRDSLNDAVYRANGQAFAGTQLGNSRKIADTIRFQAIYPISPRVSITARYEHLIAGPALTDANYKSSDFLAGWISFRF